The sequence AATAGACAGACTGACGCTGATAAGTTCACCATCCTTTTTTAACCTGAACGTATCCAGTGAGAAAACCTCATGCCCCTGGTCAATATACTGAGAGAGTCTGTCTCGTTCCTCGATTAACTCAGGGGGGATGTGGGGGAGTTTCAAACTTTTCAAATCATCTTTAGTCCAACCATACATTTTAGTGAAAGATGAATTAACATATACCACCTTTTTATTAGTGTCTAAAATATAGATAGCATCCGGGCTGTTCTCAACATAAGAATATAAGGAATACTGCGGAATTTCGGTCTGATATACATTTGGCATAATAGACTCCCATAGTCAGTTTATTCAATAGTAACAAAATTTATCAAAATGTTCATTATATTATGAGACAGCTTATCCCTTATATTTTCCTATTAAAAAAGAGGCCTTCCCCCAAGTTTGAACACTCGCGAAAGACCTCTTGTTATCAGACTATTATATTAGATCATTCTTAATCTTCAGACCCTGTTCTCAGGTACAATGCTTGATCAATCACGGGTTGATCACTAAATCTTTCGAGTTCATTATAGGCAGGAATACCATGCATCGCCATATCCAAGCCCTCTTCTTCTTCTTCATCCTTAACCCGCAGACCGACCGTTGCTTGGATCAGCTTGGCTGCACCATAGCTTAACGAATAGCCCCAGATAACCACAGTAATTACTCCAAGCAGTTGAACACCCAGCAAATGAAAGTGCCCTGTAGTCAGAAGGCCGGCCTTTTGATCCAAGAGCCCCACAGCCAAGGCACCAAATGATCCGTTAATCCCGTGAACAGCAACTGCTCCTACAGGATCATCAACCTGCAGCTTATCAATAGCGAGTGTCCCCCAAATTACAAGAACACCAGCAACCAGACCAATTAGAATAGATGAATAAGGAGTTACAAACGCACAGCCTGCTGTTATAGCAACCAGACCTGCTAGCGCACCATTCATCGTCATACTGGGATCTGCTTTTCCATAGCGGAACATGGTGTAGATCATAGCGGAAGTCCCGCCCGCAGCAGCGGCCAGCATCGTATTCAGAGCGATTAGCGAAAGGTTAACATCAGCGGCGTTCAAGGTGCTACCGGCATTAAATCCAAACCAGCCAAACCACAGAATAAATGTACCGGCAGAGGCCAGTGGAATGTTACTCGGGGCAAACACATTCACACTTCCATCCGTATTGAATCTGCCACGGCGGGGCCCCAGCACTTTCGCAAAAGCAAAAGCGGCAGAGCCTCCCAAAGCATGAATCGCAGCCGACCCAGCAAAGTCCTTCATGCCCAACTGCGCAAGCCATCCTTCAGGATTCCACACCCAGTGGCCTGAGATCGGATATAAAATAGCGGCTACAAAAAAAGCGATTAGGATATACGCCTTAAAAGACATACGTTCAGCAACAGCACCGGATATGATGGAAATTGTCGCGATGGCAAAACCAATCTGAAACAGCACATAGGCTGACAAAGGTAGATTCAAGTTGATATGTAAAGTCTGGGAGGCACCCCAAAAATCAAAACTTATGATTCCGGCAAAATCTTTTCCAAACATCACTCCAAAACCTACTAAGAAAAAGGCTAACACCCCAATGGTGAGATCGACAAAAATTTTCATAGTCACATTGACCGCATTCTTTGTACGCACAAATCCCGCTTCGAGCAAGCTAAAGCCGCCCTCCATAAACAAAACCATCGCAGCAGCAAGCACTACCCAAACCGTATTTAAAGCGATATCACTTCCGGCATTCATGGTATTACCCTCCCTGATACTTTATATAACATAAGTTATATTATAGGTAGAGCGGGTAAATTGTCAACATCCAGTGTAATGTTTCCTTACACAAAAAGAGGACAAAGTATGTCTTCGCCCCCTGTTGTGATCTATTTCATTTCGTTTTTATTTCGTTTTTATTTCGTTTTTATTTCGTTTTTCATTTCAATTCATCTATTGTTTCATCAGTCTGGCCTGTTCTAATATTATACATTTCTAGTAGAGGTAGAACGAAGATTTTCCCATCGCCCATTTCTCCAGTCTGCGCTGTCTTAATAAGCGTCTGAATGGTTTCTTGGACTTTATTGTCAGATACGACGATTTCAATCTTTATTTTGTGGTGCAAATTAACTGTATAAGACTTCCCTCTATACACTCCTGTTGTATTCTTCTGCTGGCCACGCCCCTGTGCCTGAGTAACTGTAAAGCCTGTTACTTCAATAATTCGCAATGCATCAATGACTTCCCTAAGCTTCTCTGGGCGAATAATCGCTTCTACTTTTTTCATATGTATCCTCCAAATTATATAAGATGAACTTGAGATTTTCCCATACCAGGTGTCGATCGTAACTACGAGAAATATTTGGACTTCCGGCCGCTGTTGTCTCCAAATTTCTTGATTTATTCCGCTATTTGCGGATGAAATCTGGAGACTGCCCATGCTTCCGAAGCGAGCTTTCCTACGGAAAGCTTTCAGGCGGTCGCTATCGCTCCTACAGTTCCAAAATTCCCCTCCGTTACTTCCCCTGTTCTTCTTTTTCCAGTTCATCTTACATAGTGTATCTGCAAATAAATTGTACCATAAATTTGGTACACTCGACCTAAAAAAACGCACCGAAGGAAGAAATCGGTACGCGCTTTTTTAATAGTTCATTATAATGTTATTTCCCTTGGGAAGCTGCTTGATACACCAGTTTGCCTCCGTAATGGCCTGTTAATACTACCAATGTTCCACCTGTCAGAGATAAGACAATCAGAACTGGAATAAATACTTTGGAAAAACTAAATTTCGCAT comes from Paenibacillus sp. 19GGS1-52 and encodes:
- a CDS encoding P-II family nitrogen regulator, translated to MKKVEAIIRPEKLREVIDALRIIEVTGFTVTQAQGRGQQKNTTGVYRGKSYTVNLHHKIKIEIVVSDNKVQETIQTLIKTAQTGEMGDGKIFVLPLLEMYNIRTGQTDETIDELK
- a CDS encoding ammonium transporter codes for the protein MNAGSDIALNTVWVVLAAAMVLFMEGGFSLLEAGFVRTKNAVNVTMKIFVDLTIGVLAFFLVGFGVMFGKDFAGIISFDFWGASQTLHINLNLPLSAYVLFQIGFAIATISIISGAVAERMSFKAYILIAFFVAAILYPISGHWVWNPEGWLAQLGMKDFAGSAAIHALGGSAAFAFAKVLGPRRGRFNTDGSVNVFAPSNIPLASAGTFILWFGWFGFNAGSTLNAADVNLSLIALNTMLAAAAGGTSAMIYTMFRYGKADPSMTMNGALAGLVAITAGCAFVTPYSSILIGLVAGVLVIWGTLAIDKLQVDDPVGAVAVHGINGSFGALAVGLLDQKAGLLTTGHFHLLGVQLLGVITVVIWGYSLSYGAAKLIQATVGLRVKDEEEEEGLDMAMHGIPAYNELERFSDQPVIDQALYLRTGSED